A region of Subdoligranulum variabile DNA encodes the following proteins:
- a CDS encoding HAD family hydrolase — MLICVDLDGTLLDTIPANAASYRAALEEQGFTVTDEYYAERCNGGYYKEFLRPLMGGDPDPADVERVHDRKKELYGQFLHTVRPNRALFELLQNMRAAGHRLACVTTGSRRNATEVLSHFGCVCWFDLILTSEDVEKSKPDPEGYLRAMAQFGVTPAETMIFEDSGPGLAAAKASGAAVFKVEQF, encoded by the coding sequence ATGCTGATCTGCGTCGACCTGGACGGTACCCTGCTGGACACGATCCCCGCCAATGCGGCGTCCTACCGCGCCGCCCTGGAGGAACAGGGGTTCACCGTCACTGACGAATACTACGCCGAGCGCTGCAACGGCGGCTATTACAAGGAATTTCTCCGCCCGCTCATGGGCGGGGATCCCGACCCCGCCGACGTGGAGCGGGTGCATGACCGCAAAAAGGAACTGTACGGACAGTTCCTCCACACGGTGCGGCCCAACCGGGCCCTCTTCGAGCTGCTGCAGAACATGCGGGCGGCGGGGCACCGGCTGGCCTGCGTCACCACCGGCAGCCGCCGCAACGCCACCGAGGTGCTCAGCCATTTCGGCTGTGTGTGCTGGTTCGACCTGATCCTCACCAGTGAGGATGTGGAGAAGAGCAAGCCCGATCCCGAGGGCTATCTCCGGGCCATGGCGCAGTTCGGCGTCACCCCGGCGGAGACGATGATCTTCGAGGATTCCGGCCCGGGCCTGGCGGCGGCAAAAGCCAGCGGCGCCGCGGTGTTCAAGGTGGAACAATTTTGA
- a CDS encoding DUF6020 family protein produces the protein MLNKLSDRQKWFRFSRWDGLAACGAVLYWGLYCRFGVDLYFFQEPRWEYRRIFLLLLILLVVAMRRLICRAVLQKDAFSRKFLRYTAVNLLVLLALMLLLWPGTWSWDDIHVLNQARSYSLYAWQHYLSSEAMILSAYFLPSAGGIVVVQLVIAAFVSGYCLTLVDTGLLDRGRRYHGVAVLLADLAFFLPPILFYDYSKFRNTLCSYLELLLLALTWRMARTPGARTVGNLCLFLTAAILTAAWRSENLYYIVLVLGLLLFIAGRRRWKRCLAATLAVCAAVVAIGRYNTGLIGNDNYAVMAIINPVVEVIREAERHPDGLREEQHDAIGKVLDWDRLMAEPLASGSALYWDGAVLSYTQEEYRAFQKTCLQLVLRYPAAFLQERAGMFWNTLGFNDFQYDPYTRTIRIFMPDTAEAKSWKENGEALNVSLREATIRLLAGRDEDGNKNLSNHIFWNLLPPLVFALAALVYGVRKRRWLFAYLVFCNLCKVPLIFATAPDTYFMYYMSVYLFGYVVAFGALAAWFNRRCPAKTACQGKELLTC, from the coding sequence ATGCTGAACAAACTATCGGACAGGCAGAAATGGTTCCGGTTTTCCCGCTGGGACGGGCTGGCAGCCTGCGGTGCGGTACTGTACTGGGGACTTTATTGCCGCTTCGGCGTGGATCTGTACTTTTTTCAGGAGCCCCGCTGGGAATATCGGCGGATTTTTCTGCTGCTGCTGATCCTGCTGGTGGTGGCAATGCGCCGCCTGATCTGCCGTGCGGTCCTGCAAAAGGATGCCTTTTCCCGTAAATTCCTGCGCTATACGGCGGTGAATCTGCTGGTCCTGCTGGCGCTTATGCTGCTGCTCTGGCCGGGGACCTGGTCCTGGGATGACATCCATGTGCTCAACCAGGCACGCTCCTATAGCCTGTATGCCTGGCAGCACTATCTCTCTTCGGAGGCAATGATCCTTTCGGCCTATTTTCTGCCTTCGGCGGGCGGGATCGTGGTGGTCCAGCTGGTCATTGCGGCCTTTGTGTCGGGGTATTGCCTGACTCTTGTGGATACCGGGCTTCTGGACCGCGGCCGGCGATATCATGGCGTGGCGGTCCTGCTGGCCGATCTGGCGTTTTTCCTGCCGCCGATCCTTTTTTACGATTATTCCAAATTCCGCAACACACTGTGCAGTTATCTGGAGCTTCTGCTGCTGGCGCTCACCTGGCGGATGGCCCGGACGCCCGGTGCGCGCACGGTGGGCAATCTGTGTCTTTTCCTGACGGCGGCAATCCTGACGGCTGCCTGGCGGTCGGAAAATCTTTACTATATCGTCCTTGTGCTGGGATTGCTGCTTTTCATTGCCGGACGCCGCCGCTGGAAACGCTGCCTGGCGGCGACGCTGGCGGTCTGCGCCGCCGTGGTGGCCATCGGACGGTACAATACCGGCCTCATCGGCAACGACAATTATGCCGTCATGGCGATCATCAACCCGGTGGTGGAAGTCATCCGGGAGGCCGAACGTCACCCCGACGGTCTGCGGGAGGAACAGCACGATGCCATCGGCAAAGTGCTGGACTGGGATCGTTTGATGGCAGAGCCCCTGGCCAGCGGTTCTGCACTGTACTGGGACGGGGCGGTACTCTCCTATACGCAGGAAGAATACCGGGCCTTCCAGAAGACCTGCCTGCAGCTGGTCCTGCGCTATCCGGCCGCTTTTCTGCAGGAGCGTGCCGGAATGTTCTGGAATACGCTGGGCTTCAATGATTTCCAGTATGATCCCTATACCCGGACGATCCGCATCTTTATGCCGGACACCGCGGAAGCGAAGAGCTGGAAAGAAAACGGGGAGGCCCTGAACGTTTCGCTGCGGGAGGCAACGATCCGCCTGCTGGCGGGCCGGGATGAAGATGGAAACAAAAATCTGAGCAACCATATTTTCTGGAATTTGCTGCCGCCCCTCGTGTTTGCCCTGGCGGCCCTGGTATATGGGGTGCGAAAACGCCGGTGGCTGTTTGCCTATCTGGTGTTCTGCAATCTGTGTAAGGTGCCGCTGATTTTTGCCACCGCCCCGGACACCTATTTTATGTATTACATGTCGGTATACCTGTTTGGTTATGTGGTCGCCTTTGGCGCCCTGGCCGCCTGGTTCAACCGGCGCTGCCCCGCCAAAACGGCCTGCCAAGGAAAGGAGCTTTTGACATGCTGA
- a CDS encoding lysylphosphatidylglycerol synthase domain-containing protein, which translates to MMMGYLLLAILLVLAGHAFRLLRWEQFVRIYERPQRGTMLRGMAGGYAINTLLPLHLGDLFRAIFVGRRMKSGVGFALATVIMDRFLDVWFVALGFAAFALAGQGGTAALQAARIYLVFAVVLAVALVVVVMLRDAIKRGCLAVCGIFNDTLKLDGMVFCWSLINTFKDLRRINLVRLAANTVIMWVAYLGSYMALAAALTEAGHPMQLVDVFGALFGQSAGDLRVVLPGGVLAGAPVAACAAMLSWYLLPLLVMWLATLLPERVRGAMNQATAAAPAGESYLNLLPQADPQDRAAFLSQYFGLQNKAWVDRFLQMNQDITILQDYSAGSNATTMLCMDKTRTFYRKYAFGADGKKLAEQLHWLRAQQDRLPLCEILRTGEDADCCWYDMTYDPQAVGMFRYLHSNPVEKSAAVLHGVLDTLEEKLYRPTATAADPGTIEKYIATKVDGNLQKLREARGLHELLEYPTVWINGREYRNLNQLAWLFDHDRLRKLFAADPVATIHGDLTIENIICRTDDKGWYLIDPNTGNLHESPFLDYGKLLQSLHGGYEFMMMTPRVSVRENHIDFALTRSAAYDALFADLMADLGRRYPDQLDSILMHEVIHWLRLMPYKLSRDRKRAAMFYAGLVVVANDAADHAER; encoded by the coding sequence ATGATGATGGGATATCTGCTTCTCGCCATCCTGCTGGTGCTGGCCGGGCATGCCTTCCGGCTGCTGCGCTGGGAACAGTTTGTGCGTATCTATGAGCGCCCCCAGCGCGGCACCATGCTGCGGGGCATGGCCGGCGGCTATGCCATCAATACCCTGCTGCCGCTGCACCTGGGGGACCTCTTCCGGGCCATCTTCGTGGGCCGGCGGATGAAATCCGGCGTAGGCTTTGCCCTGGCCACCGTCATCATGGACCGCTTCCTGGACGTCTGGTTCGTGGCGCTGGGCTTTGCGGCCTTTGCCCTGGCCGGGCAGGGGGGCACGGCGGCTCTGCAGGCGGCCCGGATCTATCTCGTCTTTGCGGTGGTGCTGGCCGTCGCCCTGGTGGTGGTGGTCATGCTCCGGGATGCCATCAAGCGGGGCTGCCTGGCGGTCTGCGGCATCTTCAACGATACCCTCAAACTGGACGGCATGGTCTTCTGCTGGAGCCTCATCAACACCTTCAAGGACCTGCGCCGGATCAACCTGGTGCGGCTGGCGGCGAACACCGTCATCATGTGGGTGGCCTATCTGGGGTCCTACATGGCACTGGCCGCCGCCCTGACCGAGGCCGGGCATCCCATGCAGCTGGTGGATGTGTTCGGCGCGCTGTTCGGGCAGTCGGCGGGGGACCTGCGGGTGGTATTGCCGGGGGGCGTGCTGGCCGGGGCGCCGGTGGCGGCCTGTGCGGCGATGCTCAGCTGGTATCTGCTGCCGCTGCTGGTCATGTGGCTGGCCACCCTGCTGCCCGAGCGGGTGCGCGGGGCGATGAACCAGGCCACCGCGGCGGCGCCGGCGGGGGAAAGCTACCTCAACCTGCTGCCCCAGGCGGACCCCCAGGACCGGGCGGCCTTTCTGAGCCAGTATTTCGGGCTGCAGAACAAAGCCTGGGTGGACCGGTTCCTCCAGATGAACCAGGACATCACCATCCTGCAGGATTACTCGGCGGGTTCCAACGCCACCACCATGCTCTGCATGGACAAGACCCGGACCTTCTACCGCAAATATGCCTTCGGGGCCGACGGCAAAAAGCTGGCCGAGCAGCTGCACTGGCTGCGGGCGCAGCAGGACCGGCTGCCGCTGTGCGAGATCCTGCGCACCGGGGAGGACGCCGACTGCTGCTGGTATGATATGACCTACGATCCCCAGGCGGTGGGAATGTTCCGGTATCTGCACTCCAACCCGGTGGAGAAGAGCGCCGCCGTGCTCCACGGGGTGCTGGACACCCTGGAGGAGAAGCTCTACCGCCCCACGGCCACGGCCGCCGATCCCGGCACCATTGAGAAGTACATTGCCACGAAGGTGGACGGCAACCTGCAGAAGCTGCGGGAGGCCCGCGGCCTGCACGAGCTGCTGGAATATCCCACCGTGTGGATCAACGGCAGAGAATACCGGAACCTGAACCAGCTGGCCTGGCTGTTTGACCACGACCGGCTGCGTAAACTCTTTGCCGCCGACCCGGTGGCGACCATCCACGGGGACCTGACCATCGAGAACATCATCTGCCGCACCGACGACAAGGGTTGGTACCTCATCGACCCCAACACCGGCAATCTGCACGAAAGTCCCTTCCTGGACTACGGCAAATTGCTGCAGAGCCTGCACGGCGGCTACGAGTTCATGATGATGACCCCCCGGGTCAGCGTCCGGGAAAATCACATTGATTTTGCCCTGACCCGCTCGGCGGCCTACGACGCCCTGTTCGCCGACCTGATGGCGGACCTGGGGCGGCGCTATCCCGACCAGCTGGACAGCATCCTCATGCACGAGGTCATCCACTGGCTGCGGCTGATGCCCTATAAGCTCTCCCGCGACCGCAAACGGGCGGCCATGTTCTACGCGGGGCTGGTCGTGGTGGCCAACGATGCCGCCGACCATGCGGAGCGCTGA
- a CDS encoding glycosyltransferase family protein, which produces MSKLHLILPMAGRGSRFFENGFVCPKPLIEIHGKPFFYWAARSVEKFVDCADLTFVVLEEHIRDFAIDEKIRRCWPDARIIALPEVTAGAAITALKGAEGLPDGEPLLFNDCDHLFVCRSFNRFCADGRFADGPAGALLTFPSDSPAYSYLQYGADGNVCHTVEKQVVSHDAICGAYYFKDKKTYADACAEYLHACQYKEFFVSGIYNVLAAHGAAVQGFATDLHLPFGTPEEYRAAEAPAHDADFEALE; this is translated from the coding sequence ATGTCCAAACTGCATCTGATCCTGCCCATGGCGGGCCGTGGCAGCCGTTTTTTTGAAAACGGCTTCGTCTGCCCCAAACCGCTGATCGAAATCCATGGCAAACCCTTCTTTTATTGGGCAGCGCGCAGCGTGGAAAAGTTCGTGGACTGCGCCGACCTGACCTTTGTGGTGCTGGAGGAGCACATCCGGGACTTTGCCATCGACGAAAAGATCCGTCGCTGCTGGCCCGACGCCCGGATCATCGCCCTGCCCGAAGTTACGGCCGGGGCGGCCATCACGGCGCTGAAGGGGGCCGAGGGCCTGCCCGACGGGGAACCGCTGCTCTTCAACGACTGCGATCATCTGTTTGTCTGCCGGTCCTTCAACCGGTTCTGCGCCGACGGCCGCTTTGCCGACGGCCCGGCGGGGGCGCTGCTGACCTTCCCGAGCGATTCCCCGGCCTACAGCTATCTGCAGTACGGCGCTGACGGCAACGTCTGCCATACGGTGGAAAAACAGGTGGTCAGCCACGACGCCATCTGCGGCGCCTACTATTTCAAGGACAAAAAGACCTACGCCGACGCCTGTGCCGAGTACCTGCATGCCTGCCAGTACAAGGAATTCTTTGTGTCGGGCATCTACAACGTGCTGGCGGCCCACGGTGCGGCGGTGCAGGGCTTTGCCACCGATCTGCATCTGCCCTTCGGCACGCCGGAGGAATACCGTGCCGCCGAAGCTCCTGCCCACGACGCGGATTTTGAGGCGCTGGAATGA
- a CDS encoding NAD-dependent epimerase/dehydratase family protein, which yields MKVLVTGAAGFIGGQLWHALWKRGDEVVGIDNFSYGNLDNLKFEDHDFGPEVRRMDIRDREAIPALFEAEKFDVVYNIAGIAPLPDCQSDPVQAVEVNTLGLVHLLECARRTGVKQVVQASTNAMYENETEFPTVETSFHTPTLIYPNTKYCGERFCQSFADTYGMTVTCLRFANVYGPHIDCLRKQPPFVGYMIRELYYGRTPEFHSDGNQRRDYIYVDDLIALALRVVERPQPGFDAVNVSSNQSYSVRELYATACRLMGKDIEAKYCPTSHYWAKYPELYGGAYGIKPEILDHEVNKFSLCDNAHAREAYGWVPQVDIETGLARVIEEECKMLAARDNA from the coding sequence ATGAAAGTTCTGGTAACGGGCGCTGCCGGGTTCATCGGCGGTCAGCTGTGGCATGCGCTGTGGAAGCGCGGCGATGAGGTCGTGGGCATCGATAATTTCTCCTACGGCAACCTGGACAACCTGAAATTTGAGGATCACGATTTCGGGCCGGAAGTACGCCGGATGGACATCCGCGACCGGGAGGCCATCCCGGCGCTGTTCGAGGCGGAAAAGTTCGACGTGGTCTACAACATTGCGGGCATCGCGCCGCTGCCGGACTGCCAGAGCGATCCCGTGCAGGCGGTGGAGGTGAACACCCTGGGCCTGGTGCATCTGCTGGAGTGCGCCCGCCGCACCGGCGTGAAGCAGGTGGTGCAGGCGTCCACCAACGCCATGTATGAGAACGAGACGGAATTCCCCACGGTGGAGACTTCCTTCCACACCCCCACGCTGATCTACCCCAACACCAAGTACTGCGGCGAGCGGTTCTGCCAGAGCTTCGCCGACACCTACGGCATGACGGTGACCTGCCTGCGGTTTGCCAACGTCTACGGTCCTCACATCGACTGCCTGCGCAAGCAGCCGCCCTTTGTGGGGTATATGATCCGGGAACTGTACTACGGCCGCACGCCGGAATTCCACTCGGACGGCAACCAGCGCCGGGATTACATCTATGTGGATGACCTCATCGCCCTGGCCCTGCGGGTCGTCGAACGGCCCCAGCCCGGCTTTGATGCGGTGAACGTGTCCAGCAACCAGAGCTACTCGGTACGGGAACTCTACGCCACCGCCTGCCGGCTGATGGGCAAGGACATCGAGGCCAAATACTGCCCCACCAGCCATTACTGGGCCAAGTATCCCGAACTGTACGGCGGGGCCTACGGCATCAAGCCGGAGATTCTGGACCATGAGGTGAACAAGTTCAGCCTCTGCGACAATGCCCACGCCAGGGAAGCCTACGGCTGGGTGCCCCAGGTGGACATCGAGACCGGGCTTGCCCGTGTGATCGAGGAAGAATGCAAAATGCTGGCTGCCCGGGACAACGCCTGA
- a CDS encoding glycosyltransferase family 2 protein codes for MEKLLVFIPAYNCEKQVPRVLSQLLDPRIAPWVGECIVVNNRSTDGTENAVQDWCRRHPEAPVHLLRNDENYGLGGSHKVAFGYAAAHGYDHLVVLHGDDQGAIADLLPILQDGTYLKYDCCLGSRFMKGSRIQGYSTLRVVGNHGFNALFTLVARHRITDLGSGLNLYAVAPLKNEYYKKFPDTLYFNDCMILALCQLRQKVLFFPISWREEDQVSNNKLTSFGISLLKLCGRYLRSPKAFVAREWRDKIIDDYTYTEIPVRR; via the coding sequence ATGGAAAAACTGCTCGTATTCATCCCGGCTTACAACTGCGAAAAGCAGGTGCCCCGGGTGCTGTCCCAGCTGCTGGACCCCCGCATCGCTCCCTGGGTGGGGGAATGCATCGTGGTGAACAACCGCTCCACCGACGGCACCGAAAACGCCGTCCAGGACTGGTGCCGCCGCCACCCCGAGGCACCGGTGCACCTTCTGCGCAACGACGAGAACTACGGGCTGGGCGGCAGCCACAAGGTGGCCTTCGGCTACGCGGCGGCCCACGGGTACGACCATCTGGTGGTGCTCCACGGCGACGACCAGGGCGCCATCGCCGATCTGCTGCCCATTCTGCAGGACGGCACCTATCTGAAATACGACTGCTGCCTGGGTTCCCGGTTCATGAAGGGCAGCCGCATCCAGGGCTACAGCACCCTGCGGGTGGTGGGCAACCACGGCTTCAATGCCCTTTTCACCCTGGTGGCGCGGCACCGCATCACCGATCTGGGCAGCGGGCTGAACCTCTACGCCGTGGCGCCGCTGAAAAATGAATACTACAAAAAATTCCCCGACACCCTCTATTTCAACGACTGCATGATCCTGGCTCTCTGCCAGCTTCGGCAGAAGGTGCTGTTCTTCCCCATCAGCTGGCGGGAGGAGGATCAGGTCAGCAACAACAAGCTCACCAGCTTCGGCATCAGCCTGCTCAAACTCTGCGGGCGGTATCTGCGCAGCCCCAAAGCCTTTGTGGCCCGGGAATGGCGGGACAAGATTATCGACGACTACACCTACACCGAAATTCCGGTGCGGCGGTAA
- a CDS encoding glycosyltransferase family protein, which produces MSESRIRVAVLYLCTGAYQVFWHDFYPNFRQHFLPDCDRTFFVFTDAASIDYEDQPDVRRFQQEALPWPYSTMQRFDAFLSQAEALADYDYLFFANANLHCLRDVTAGELLPDAAKGQELTVVCHLPYYGRNPIFHPYERRRKCRAGIPYNCGTYYVAGGINGGASGAFLEMCRELKARTDEDLQRGIIARCHDESQLNRLVAECPERFRILPPEYCTPEETPTGKEAIRVLQKSHYIDMSAVRQQGRRQNYLQRKWEAFCLNWLPYLWWARDTLLRRRVDPPRTR; this is translated from the coding sequence ATGAGTGAATCCCGTATCCGTGTGGCGGTGCTTTATCTCTGCACCGGCGCCTACCAGGTCTTCTGGCACGACTTCTATCCCAATTTCCGGCAGCATTTCCTGCCGGACTGCGACCGCACCTTCTTCGTCTTCACCGACGCGGCCTCCATCGACTATGAGGACCAGCCCGATGTGCGCCGCTTCCAGCAGGAGGCGCTGCCCTGGCCCTACAGCACGATGCAGCGCTTTGATGCGTTTCTGAGCCAGGCCGAGGCACTGGCGGACTACGATTATCTGTTCTTTGCCAACGCCAATCTGCACTGCCTGCGGGACGTTACCGCCGGGGAGCTGCTGCCCGACGCCGCCAAAGGCCAGGAGCTGACGGTGGTCTGCCATCTGCCCTATTACGGGCGCAACCCCATCTTCCATCCCTATGAGCGCCGCCGCAAATGCCGTGCCGGCATCCCCTACAACTGCGGGACCTACTATGTGGCGGGGGGCATCAACGGCGGTGCCAGCGGGGCGTTCCTGGAGATGTGCCGGGAACTGAAAGCCCGCACCGACGAGGATCTGCAGCGGGGGATCATCGCCCGCTGCCATGACGAGAGCCAGCTCAACCGGCTGGTGGCGGAGTGCCCGGAACGGTTCCGCATCCTGCCCCCCGAGTACTGCACGCCGGAGGAGACCCCCACCGGCAAGGAGGCCATCCGGGTGCTGCAGAAATCGCACTATATCGATATGAGCGCGGTCCGGCAGCAGGGCCGGCGGCAGAACTATCTGCAGCGCAAGTGGGAGGCCTTCTGCCTCAACTGGCTGCCCTATCTGTGGTGGGCGCGGGACACGCTGCTGCGCCGCCGGGTGGACCCGCCCCGGACCCGCTGA
- a CDS encoding oligosaccharide flippase family protein, translating into MRTKRTLINMAYALASSFLLLLLGLVTRRLLVYNFGPEITNASQVVEKLFNFFSIAEFGVGSVISYRLYEQIAARDDEKISKYMSMYKWAYRVVGLAIALLALIGAAALPWIMPDVPLQTGYTVYGLNTISTLCSYFLITRRLMYTCTQQGYLCTRIDMVCTVLNYLARIAVSLWWPNYVLYFSVTIVFNVCANLVIAWRYRRDFPRVRDVPVTLADFKELGIFHDLRYYLVHRLSNTIYGSSDTIVTSSMGGATRTTELGNYTGIADSATNIGNKIMDSFAAAIGNIVYDKTATANDHDKQVFWSMDLFSYFFGSFVATAYFCLFQPFMLLWMGEQWLLPTSFLVAFCLNEYVGWNHRMLGSYRAVLGHFEEDQWFMVASATVNLALSFILFPLMGISGALAATVVAHCIMWGGRIRVVFRCYMKGSEAHYLRMQALHLVTLAVCMLGTAAVCSLLPGGIAGLVLRAVVVCLLPNALNLAVYAWGTDAAYLRSYALRILQTRRKQS; encoded by the coding sequence TTGCGAACCAAACGTACCCTGATCAATATGGCCTACGCCCTGGCGTCCAGCTTCCTGCTTCTGTTGCTGGGGCTGGTCACCCGCCGTCTGCTGGTCTACAATTTCGGCCCCGAGATCACCAACGCCTCCCAGGTGGTGGAAAAACTCTTCAACTTTTTCTCCATCGCCGAGTTCGGCGTGGGCAGTGTCATCAGCTACCGTCTGTACGAGCAGATCGCCGCCCGGGATGATGAAAAGATCAGCAAATACATGTCGATGTACAAATGGGCCTACCGCGTGGTGGGGCTGGCCATCGCCCTGCTGGCCCTTATCGGCGCCGCGGCCCTGCCCTGGATCATGCCCGACGTGCCGCTGCAGACCGGCTACACCGTCTATGGCCTGAACACCATCTCCACGCTGTGCAGCTACTTCCTCATCACCCGGCGGCTCATGTACACCTGCACCCAGCAGGGCTATCTGTGCACCCGCATCGATATGGTCTGCACGGTGCTCAACTATCTGGCCCGCATCGCGGTGTCGCTGTGGTGGCCCAACTATGTGCTGTATTTCAGCGTCACCATCGTCTTCAACGTCTGCGCCAACCTGGTCATCGCCTGGCGGTACCGCCGGGATTTCCCCCGGGTCCGGGACGTCCCGGTCACCCTGGCCGATTTCAAGGAACTGGGCATCTTCCACGATCTGCGGTACTACCTGGTGCACCGGCTGTCCAATACCATCTACGGCTCGTCGGACACCATCGTCACCTCCAGCATGGGCGGCGCCACCCGCACCACCGAGCTGGGCAACTACACCGGCATCGCCGACAGCGCCACCAACATCGGCAACAAGATCATGGACAGCTTTGCCGCGGCCATCGGCAACATCGTCTACGACAAGACGGCCACCGCCAACGACCACGACAAACAGGTCTTCTGGAGCATGGACCTGTTCAGCTATTTCTTCGGCAGCTTTGTGGCCACCGCCTACTTCTGCCTGTTCCAGCCCTTCATGCTGCTGTGGATGGGGGAACAGTGGCTGCTGCCCACCAGCTTCCTGGTGGCGTTCTGCCTCAACGAATATGTGGGCTGGAACCACCGCATGCTCGGGTCCTACCGCGCGGTGCTGGGCCATTTTGAGGAGGACCAGTGGTTCATGGTGGCTTCCGCTACCGTCAACCTGGCGCTGAGCTTTATCCTGTTCCCCCTCATGGGAATCAGCGGCGCCCTGGCGGCCACCGTGGTGGCCCACTGCATCATGTGGGGCGGGCGCATCCGGGTGGTCTTCCGCTGTTATATGAAGGGCAGCGAGGCCCACTACCTGCGCATGCAGGCACTGCACCTGGTGACCCTGGCGGTCTGTATGCTGGGCACGGCGGCGGTCTGCAGCCTGCTGCCCGGCGGCATCGCCGGGCTGGTGCTGCGGGCCGTGGTGGTCTGCCTGCTGCCCAACGCCCTGAACCTGGCGGTCTACGCCTGGGGGACGGATGCCGCCTATCTGCGCAGCTACGCGCTGCGCATCCTGCAGACAAGGAGGAAACAATCATGA
- a CDS encoding glycosyltransferase family 2 protein, translating to MPLFSIIIPVYNVQNYLAACIKSVAEQEGPRDWECLLVDDGSTDMTPQLCDAFAAEIPGVQVLHRKNGGPSAARNAGIRAATGEWLLFLDGDDAMAPGLLAALRRELTAHPGYDWFIGRHLEWQADGSLTEHTGQRLLPGPFDSTDYGERLHALYTAAHWAVWKYCLRRSFLLGTGVRFRRDVSWAEDCLFILTLLNECECLYFLDLVFTHYRVGRQGSLLTDPHNLPRRFSSLAAAQRHLAALQATGRVTPEVYRCMEDAFADVFWPQARTAAVRDAKVRRRCLPCLKSLRPLYARGIQVRTRRDWRLFQTLMRLCGPRLALWAAACLKKG from the coding sequence GTGCCGCTGTTTTCCATCATCATTCCGGTGTACAACGTGCAGAATTATCTGGCGGCGTGCATCAAGAGCGTGGCCGAGCAGGAAGGCCCCCGGGACTGGGAGTGCCTGCTGGTGGACGACGGTTCCACCGACATGACCCCCCAGCTCTGCGATGCCTTTGCGGCGGAGATCCCCGGCGTGCAGGTCCTGCACCGGAAAAACGGCGGGCCGTCGGCGGCGCGCAATGCGGGCATCCGTGCGGCGACGGGGGAGTGGCTGCTCTTCCTGGACGGGGACGACGCCATGGCGCCGGGACTGCTGGCGGCGCTGCGCCGGGAACTGACGGCCCATCCGGGGTACGACTGGTTCATCGGCCGGCACCTGGAATGGCAGGCCGACGGCTCCCTGACCGAGCACACCGGCCAGCGGCTGCTGCCCGGCCCTTTTGACAGCACCGACTACGGCGAGCGGCTGCACGCGCTGTACACCGCCGCCCACTGGGCGGTGTGGAAATACTGCCTGCGGCGCAGCTTTCTGCTGGGGACCGGGGTGCGGTTCCGCCGGGACGTGAGCTGGGCTGAGGACTGCCTGTTCATCCTGACGCTGCTCAACGAATGTGAATGCCTGTACTTCCTGGACCTGGTCTTCACCCACTATCGGGTGGGGCGGCAGGGCAGTCTGCTCACCGATCCCCACAATCTGCCCCGGCGGTTCTCCTCGCTGGCGGCGGCGCAGCGGCATCTGGCGGCATTGCAGGCCACCGGCCGGGTCACGCCGGAAGTCTACCGCTGCATGGAGGACGCCTTTGCCGACGTCTTCTGGCCGCAGGCACGCACCGCCGCCGTGCGTGACGCCAAAGTGCGCCGCCGCTGCCTGCCCTGCCTCAAGTCGCTGCGGCCGCTCTACGCCCGCGGCATCCAGGTGCGCACCCGCCGGGACTGGCGGCTGTTCCAGACGCTGATGCGCCTCTGCGGTCCCCGGCTGGCCCTGTGGGCGGCCGCCTGCCTCAAGAAAGGATAA